One window from the genome of Spiractinospora alimapuensis encodes:
- a CDS encoding styrene monooxygenase/indole monooxygenase family protein: protein MRRFLIVGASQAGLHLAHALLDHDYDVTLITSQTSDEIRRRKPPLIGVTVPRVLALERARSLHFWSDRAPRLDGLTLSIGPDPRGPLTSFSGEFADGAATAVDRRVKCADWLEAFESRGGNVVIHGITLGDLDYFSRMYDQVIVAVGDGELGTLFDPDPHRMPVTRSRVVTQVLFEEEGVSAPPRRAVSVTSRLGVYFESPMLTEQGTVRAVFVASRPGGPLDCSEESRRSARILEVFRTRVREYFPSVADRVVHAEPMFGPAVTVQRITPTVRVPVAVLPGGGLVLGVGDVLCTSDPVTARVAAEETMCAERYVEAIRAHGHRPFDRDALHAVFDHYYGTDGRTASEFTRTISQWWEHAPQEHVRSLVAAAGSSKAVADWWVQSYDRPWVYNSLLRDPEAARALLTEAHLAHR from the coding sequence GTGCGAAGATTCCTCATAGTCGGCGCGAGCCAGGCAGGGCTCCATCTCGCCCACGCGCTACTGGACCACGATTACGACGTCACCCTGATCACGAGTCAGACCTCCGACGAGATCCGGCGCCGAAAGCCCCCGTTGATCGGAGTCACCGTCCCGCGTGTGCTGGCCCTGGAACGCGCACGGTCCCTGCACTTCTGGTCCGACCGGGCGCCGCGCCTCGACGGGCTGACACTGTCGATCGGCCCCGACCCCCGTGGCCCCCTGACGTCCTTCTCCGGGGAATTCGCCGACGGGGCGGCGACCGCGGTCGACCGTCGCGTCAAGTGCGCCGACTGGTTGGAGGCGTTCGAGTCGCGCGGCGGGAACGTCGTCATCCACGGCATCACCCTGGGCGACCTCGACTACTTCTCCCGCATGTACGACCAGGTGATCGTCGCGGTGGGCGACGGCGAGCTGGGCACGCTGTTCGATCCCGACCCGCATCGGATGCCGGTGACGCGGTCACGCGTGGTGACGCAGGTCCTCTTCGAGGAGGAGGGGGTTAGCGCCCCGCCGAGGCGGGCGGTGAGCGTCACCTCCCGCCTCGGTGTCTACTTCGAGTCCCCGATGCTCACCGAGCAGGGGACGGTGCGTGCCGTGTTCGTCGCCAGTCGTCCGGGCGGGCCGCTGGACTGCTCCGAGGAGTCCCGCCGGTCGGCCCGGATCCTGGAGGTCTTCCGGACCCGGGTGCGCGAGTACTTCCCCTCGGTGGCCGACCGCGTCGTCCACGCGGAACCGATGTTCGGGCCGGCCGTCACCGTCCAGCGCATCACGCCGACCGTGCGCGTCCCGGTCGCCGTCCTCCCCGGCGGTGGTCTCGTCCTGGGCGTCGGCGACGTGCTGTGCACCTCCGATCCGGTCACGGCGCGGGTCGCCGCGGAGGAGACGATGTGCGCGGAACGCTACGTGGAGGCGATCCGGGCGCACGGACACCGCCCCTTCGACCGCGACGCCCTGCACGCCGTCTTCGACCACTACTACGGCACCGACGGGAGGACGGCGTCGGAGTTCACCCGCACCATCTCCCAGTGGTGGGAGCATGCCCCCCAGGAGCACGTTCGGTCACTGGTGGCCGCCGCCGGCTCCAGCAAGGCGGTGGCCGACTGGTGGGTCCAGAGCTATGACCGGCCCTGGGTCTACAACTCCCTCCTGCGGGACCCGGAGGCGGCACGCGCCCTGCTCACCGAGGCTCACCTGGCGCACCGCTGA
- a CDS encoding LacI family DNA-binding transcriptional regulator — MAAAAGVSVPTVSKVLNGRADVAPDTRQRVEDVINRHGYRRRRGPAGRSSTVDLVFHELESPWAVEVIRGVQRVARAEGLSVVLTESGGEQTPEDGWVDSVLARKSTAAILVLSDPTPAQRERLSSRGIPCVVVDPTGDPNDEIPSIGATYWNGGLTAARHLLSLGHRRIGAIEGPKRMLSSRARIDGYRSALEAAGVSMPAELLRTGDFHVEGGRTAGLELLSLARPPTAIFTGNDLQAIGLYEAAREKGVRIPEDLSVVGFDDLPMARWLGPPLTTVRQPLTEMAEEATRLALNLSRGEHPGNIRLDLATDLVVRHSTAPLEDTGATGD; from the coding sequence ATCGCGGCGGCGGCGGGTGTCTCGGTTCCGACGGTCTCGAAAGTGTTGAACGGACGCGCCGACGTCGCCCCCGACACCCGGCAGCGGGTCGAGGACGTCATCAACCGACACGGCTACCGGCGACGACGCGGGCCGGCCGGACGTTCCTCAACCGTCGACCTCGTGTTCCACGAACTGGAGAGTCCGTGGGCCGTCGAGGTCATCCGGGGCGTGCAGCGGGTCGCGCGCGCGGAAGGACTCAGTGTCGTGCTCACCGAGTCCGGGGGTGAACAGACACCGGAGGACGGATGGGTCGACTCCGTCCTGGCCCGGAAGTCGACCGCCGCGATCCTGGTGCTGTCCGACCCGACCCCCGCCCAGCGCGAACGCCTCTCCTCCCGCGGCATCCCCTGCGTCGTCGTCGATCCGACCGGCGACCCCAACGACGAGATCCCGTCCATCGGCGCGACGTACTGGAACGGGGGTCTCACGGCCGCCCGGCACCTGCTGTCCCTGGGACACCGGCGCATCGGGGCGATCGAGGGGCCCAAGCGGATGCTCTCCAGTCGGGCCCGGATCGACGGCTACCGTTCGGCGTTGGAGGCCGCAGGCGTCTCCATGCCCGCGGAACTGCTGCGGACGGGAGACTTCCACGTCGAGGGAGGGCGCACCGCCGGCCTGGAGCTGTTGAGTCTGGCGCGGCCCCCGACGGCGATCTTCACGGGCAACGACCTCCAGGCCATCGGACTATACGAGGCGGCCCGGGAGAAGGGGGTACGGATTCCGGAGGACCTCAGCGTGGTCGGCTTCGACGACCTGCCGATGGCGCGCTGGCTGGGACCCCCACTGACCACTGTGCGTCAACCCCTGACGGAGATGGCGGAGGAGGCGACCCGCCTGGCCCTCAACCTCAGCCGCGGCGAACACCCCGGCAATATCCGCCTCGACCTCGCGACCGACCTGGTGGTCCGGCACAGCACCGCACCACTGGAGGACACCGGCGCCACGGGGGACTAG
- a CDS encoding Gfo/Idh/MocA family protein, translating to MRSQREPVSQDPPLRTAIVGTGTIARIHGDAMRTIPTLGRLVAATDIDADQRAAFADDYDVRPYADLASLLRAEEPDLVHICTPPGAHHSQALDGLRAGSSVLVEKPPTLTMAELDDLHDAQGEQGPWFATVFQHRFGSGARRARALIDSGVLGRPHVAVCHTTWYRPQSYFDVPWRGRWDTEGGGPTMGHGIHQIDLLTALLGEWTEVTATARRQARSVDTEDLSLAHVAFANGAVASVVNSVLSPREESYIRIDLDHATLELTHLYGYGDANWRITPAPGHEERVNAAWEDGEWGTRSGHAAQLAAVLTALHAKEAPPVTATEARRTLHLVAGIYASAFQRRSVTPADVGPGSAFHTAMRGDGPPW from the coding sequence TTGAGAAGCCAGCGCGAACCCGTGAGCCAGGACCCGCCCCTACGAACCGCGATCGTCGGAACCGGAACGATCGCCCGTATCCACGGCGACGCGATGCGTACGATCCCCACCCTGGGGCGGCTCGTGGCCGCGACCGACATCGACGCTGACCAGCGAGCCGCGTTCGCGGACGACTACGACGTCCGCCCCTACGCCGACCTGGCGAGCCTGCTGCGCGCCGAGGAACCGGACCTCGTGCACATCTGCACCCCGCCCGGCGCTCACCACTCCCAGGCCCTGGACGGTCTCCGCGCCGGCAGCAGCGTTCTCGTGGAGAAGCCCCCCACGTTGACCATGGCCGAACTCGACGACCTACACGACGCCCAGGGTGAGCAGGGCCCGTGGTTCGCGACCGTGTTCCAGCACCGTTTCGGGTCCGGTGCCCGCCGCGCCCGAGCCCTGATCGACTCCGGGGTGTTGGGCCGCCCGCACGTCGCGGTGTGCCATACGACCTGGTACCGGCCTCAGTCCTACTTCGACGTGCCGTGGCGCGGCCGGTGGGACACCGAAGGCGGGGGGCCGACGATGGGACACGGCATTCACCAGATCGACCTGCTCACCGCGTTGTTGGGGGAGTGGACCGAGGTCACGGCCACCGCGCGGCGCCAGGCACGGTCGGTCGACACCGAGGACCTCTCCCTCGCGCACGTGGCCTTCGCCAACGGCGCGGTCGCCAGTGTCGTGAACAGTGTGCTCTCCCCGCGGGAGGAGAGCTACATCCGGATCGACCTCGACCACGCCACCCTGGAGCTCACCCACCTCTACGGGTACGGCGACGCCAACTGGCGGATCACCCCCGCGCCGGGACACGAGGAACGCGTTAACGCCGCCTGGGAGGACGGCGAGTGGGGAACCAGGAGCGGGCACGCCGCCCAACTGGCCGCGGTGCTCACCGCGCTCCACGCCAAGGAGGCGCCACCCGTGACCGCCACCGAGGCCCGACGCACCCTGCACCTGGTCGCCGGCATCTACGCCTCGGCCTTCCAGCGGCGCTCCGTGACTCCCGCCGACGTCGGACCGGGGTCCGCCTTCCACACGGCGATGCGGGGGGACGGGCCGCCGTGGTGA
- a CDS encoding ABC transporter permease, which produces MGALILRRLSYMVPTVFAISFVAFLIIQLPPGNFLTTYIAEIQSRGDTIDSAQVRALEERYGLNDPFLVQYWKWISGIVLSGDFGQSFQYQRAVSDLIWDRVGVSVALALSAMLVSWVIAFPVGVYSAVRQRSVGDYSFTFLAFVGLATPNFLVALLFVWVSFRYLGQSVGGIISPEYAGAAWNLGKVLDVVSNVWIPVLIIGTAGTAVLIRVLRANLLDELRKPYVTTARAKGLPEWRIILKYPVRMALSPFISTIGWILPALIGGEVMVSIVLSLDTTGPLLLDALQSQDMYLAGGLVLVLGVLTVIGTLLSDLLLAWWDPRIRHAQIERV; this is translated from the coding sequence GTGGGCGCACTGATCCTGCGACGCCTCTCCTACATGGTGCCGACGGTGTTCGCGATCTCCTTCGTCGCCTTCCTGATCATCCAACTGCCGCCGGGAAACTTCCTCACCACCTACATCGCCGAGATCCAGTCCCGAGGCGACACGATCGACAGTGCCCAGGTCCGGGCCCTGGAGGAACGGTACGGGCTCAACGATCCCTTCCTCGTGCAGTACTGGAAGTGGATCTCCGGCATCGTTCTCTCCGGGGACTTCGGCCAGTCGTTCCAGTACCAGCGCGCGGTGTCGGACCTGATCTGGGACCGCGTGGGGGTGAGCGTCGCGTTGGCGCTGTCCGCGATGCTGGTGAGCTGGGTCATCGCGTTCCCGGTCGGTGTCTACTCGGCGGTCCGGCAGCGCTCCGTCGGCGACTACTCCTTCACCTTCCTGGCGTTCGTGGGCCTCGCGACCCCCAACTTCCTAGTGGCCCTGCTGTTCGTGTGGGTGTCCTTCCGATACCTGGGACAGAGCGTCGGCGGCATCATCTCCCCCGAGTACGCGGGCGCGGCGTGGAACCTCGGCAAGGTGTTGGACGTGGTGTCCAACGTCTGGATCCCCGTCCTGATCATCGGGACGGCCGGCACCGCGGTCCTCATCCGGGTCCTGCGCGCCAACCTCCTCGACGAACTGCGCAAGCCTTACGTCACGACCGCCCGTGCCAAGGGTCTGCCGGAGTGGCGCATCATCCTCAAGTACCCGGTGCGCATGGCACTGAGCCCCTTCATATCCACCATCGGCTGGATCCTGCCAGCCCTCATCGGGGGTGAGGTGATGGTGTCCATCGTGCTGAGTCTGGACACGACCGGCCCCCTCCTCCTGGACGCGCTGCAGAGCCAGGACATGTACCTCGCCGGCGGCCTGGTTCTCGTGCTGGGGGTGCTCACCGTCATCGGCACCCTGCTGTCCGACCTGCTGCTCGCCTGGTGGGACCCCCGGATCCGCCACGCACAGATCGAGAGGGTGTGA
- a CDS encoding ABC transporter permease, whose protein sequence is MGLFPRGRARNDAAAPTGDPPSVARPPESTPAKKDERDLGGVPQWRLVLRRFGRHRLALVSAFVLGVFALVAVFAEFLAPSTPYAYDSEYTHAPPQRLHVVDTSDGFDVGLYVNGYSVTQDEETLGREYVVDESQKIPVSFFVRGEPYEMWGVIPTDRHLIGPVDADQPMYLAGADRNGRDMLSRMIYGARVSLSIGLVGVTFSFVLGVVLGGISGYFSGRTDTAIQRVIEVVMSIPTIPLWMGLSAAVPREWGPLQTYFAITVILSLIGWTDLARVIRGRFLSLRQEDFVRAALLDGCRPGRIIGRHMLPSFTSHIVASLTLAIPLMILAETALSFLGLGLQPPVVSWGVLLQEGQNIHSIANAPWVLLPGLAVTVTVLALNFVGDGIRDSADPYS, encoded by the coding sequence GTGGGTCTGTTCCCGCGAGGCCGCGCACGGAACGACGCCGCGGCGCCGACCGGTGACCCGCCGAGCGTCGCACGGCCACCAGAGAGCACGCCGGCAAAGAAGGACGAGCGCGACCTGGGCGGAGTCCCTCAGTGGCGCCTGGTGCTGCGGCGGTTCGGCCGGCACCGCCTCGCGCTCGTCAGCGCGTTCGTTCTCGGGGTGTTCGCGCTGGTCGCGGTCTTCGCGGAGTTCCTCGCCCCCTCCACCCCCTACGCCTACGACAGCGAGTACACCCACGCGCCACCGCAACGTCTGCACGTCGTGGACACCAGCGACGGGTTCGACGTCGGCCTGTACGTCAACGGCTACTCCGTCACCCAGGACGAGGAGACGCTCGGTCGGGAGTACGTCGTCGACGAGTCCCAGAAGATCCCGGTGAGCTTCTTCGTCCGGGGAGAGCCCTACGAGATGTGGGGAGTGATCCCCACCGACCGGCACCTCATCGGACCGGTCGACGCCGACCAACCGATGTACCTCGCCGGCGCCGACCGCAACGGTCGCGACATGCTCTCCCGCATGATCTACGGCGCGCGGGTGTCGCTGTCGATCGGGCTGGTCGGGGTCACGTTCTCCTTCGTGTTGGGCGTGGTCCTCGGAGGGATCTCCGGATACTTCAGCGGTCGCACCGACACCGCGATCCAACGTGTGATCGAGGTGGTCATGTCGATCCCCACGATTCCCCTGTGGATGGGGCTCTCCGCGGCGGTCCCACGGGAGTGGGGGCCGTTACAGACCTACTTCGCGATCACGGTGATCCTGTCGCTCATCGGCTGGACCGACCTGGCCCGGGTGATCCGCGGCCGGTTCCTCTCCTTACGTCAGGAGGACTTCGTGCGCGCGGCTCTGCTGGACGGGTGTCGTCCCGGACGGATCATCGGCCGCCACATGCTGCCCTCCTTCACCAGCCACATCGTCGCGTCGTTGACGCTCGCCATCCCGCTGATGATCCTCGCCGAGACCGCGCTGTCGTTCCTGGGGCTCGGCCTGCAGCCCCCCGTCGTGAGCTGGGGCGTACTGCTCCAGGAGGGCCAGAACATCCACTCCATCGCCAACGCGCCGTGGGTGCTGCTGCCGGGACTCGCCGTCACGGTGACGGTCCTCGCGCTCAACTTCGTCGGCGACGGCATCCGCGACTCCGCGGACCCCTACTCCTGA
- a CDS encoding ABC transporter ATP-binding protein, which produces MSTTTPDVGSAPGNSAIADDVLLDVRGLRTSFSTDDGEIRAVDGVDLTIRRGRTLCVVGESGCGKSMTARSILQLVEPPGRVVDGEILLRDPAPNARQPVVDLARLPPGGREIRAVRGKTISMIFQEPMASLSLVHRVGSQIAESLRVHLPLTRRAARDRAIDLLGQVGIPSPRRVVDTYPFQLSGGMRQRVMIAMALSCEPHLLIADEPTTALDVTTQAQIMDLLVDLQASRDMAIMFITHDMGVVAELADDVAVMYLGTVVEKGPVDAIFHDPQHPYTRALLETVPRIGVTTGGRLRTITGTVPDARSRGPGCVFRDRCDAAMPGVCDAVRPPPIEIATDRQVRCLLHGGAEDVGHPENEGSADVA; this is translated from the coding sequence ATGAGCACCACAACACCCGATGTTGGCTCGGCACCGGGGAACTCCGCGATCGCGGACGACGTCCTGCTGGACGTGCGCGGGCTGCGCACCAGCTTCTCCACCGACGACGGCGAGATCCGCGCCGTCGACGGCGTCGACCTGACCATCCGCAGGGGCCGCACGTTGTGCGTCGTGGGCGAGAGCGGGTGCGGAAAGAGCATGACGGCGCGGTCCATCCTGCAACTGGTGGAGCCCCCCGGCCGCGTTGTCGACGGCGAGATCCTGCTCCGGGATCCGGCCCCGAACGCCCGGCAACCGGTGGTGGACCTCGCACGGCTCCCGCCCGGCGGGCGGGAGATTCGCGCCGTGCGCGGCAAGACGATCTCGATGATCTTCCAGGAGCCCATGGCCTCCCTGTCGCTGGTGCACCGGGTGGGGAGCCAGATCGCGGAGTCGCTGCGGGTCCACCTGCCGTTGACGCGCCGCGCGGCGCGGGACCGTGCCATCGACCTCCTAGGCCAGGTGGGTATCCCCAGCCCGAGACGAGTCGTGGACACCTACCCGTTCCAGCTCTCGGGCGGGATGCGGCAGCGGGTCATGATCGCGATGGCACTGAGCTGTGAGCCGCACCTGCTCATCGCCGACGAACCCACAACCGCGCTGGACGTGACCACGCAGGCGCAGATCATGGACCTCCTGGTCGACCTCCAGGCCTCCCGGGACATGGCGATCATGTTCATCACCCACGACATGGGGGTGGTCGCGGAGCTCGCCGACGACGTCGCCGTCATGTACCTCGGGACGGTCGTGGAGAAGGGACCGGTGGACGCCATCTTCCACGATCCCCAACATCCCTACACCCGGGCCCTACTGGAGACCGTGCCCCGGATCGGCGTCACCACCGGCGGCCGGCTGCGCACCATCACCGGCACGGTTCCGGACGCGCGATCTCGCGGCCCGGGTTGTGTGTTCCGGGACCGGTGCGACGCGGCGATGCCCGGGGTCTGCGACGCGGTACGCCCACCCCCGATCGAGATCGCGACCGACCGGCAGGTCCGCTGTCTGCTCCACGGCGGTGCCGAGGACGTCGGCCACCCCGAAAACGAGGGGAGCGCCGATGTCGCCTGA
- a CDS encoding ABC transporter ATP-binding protein, translating into MVPSHQSGPEEGVDPPVLELEDVRVHFPIRGGFPRRVTDHVRAVDGVSLGVRSGETLGLVGESGCGKTTLGTSALWARPEMSGRVRYHPEEGRPLEVSALTREEMVTYRREVRMVFQDPFAALNPRLTLLEIVGEPLRVLLGLTGSELEERVADMLSRVGLRPEHLRRYPHAFSGGERQRVSIARTLAPGPRLVVADEAVSALDVSVRSQILNLLRDQQEDLGLTYVFISHDLSVVRHLCDRVAVMYLGRIVELGDTALLYAAPRHPYTEALISAVPVPDPRLRGTGRRIRLSGDIPDPASPPAGCPFHTRCRHATERCEVERPELREVASGRHVACHHAESLTLHGVDTPSAKPPQSPQ; encoded by the coding sequence ATGGTCCCGTCCCACCAGAGCGGTCCCGAGGAGGGCGTGGACCCGCCGGTTCTGGAGCTGGAGGACGTCCGGGTCCACTTCCCCATCCGCGGCGGGTTCCCGCGGCGCGTCACCGACCACGTGCGGGCCGTCGACGGTGTGAGCCTGGGCGTGCGGAGTGGGGAGACGCTCGGTCTGGTCGGTGAGTCGGGGTGCGGCAAGACCACTCTGGGCACCAGCGCGCTGTGGGCGCGGCCCGAGATGAGCGGTCGGGTGCGCTACCACCCGGAGGAGGGCCGGCCGCTCGAGGTGTCGGCGCTGACCCGCGAGGAGATGGTGACCTACCGCCGTGAGGTCCGGATGGTGTTCCAGGACCCGTTCGCGGCACTGAACCCCCGCCTCACCCTGCTCGAGATCGTAGGCGAGCCGCTGCGGGTGCTGCTCGGCCTGACCGGGTCGGAACTGGAGGAACGGGTGGCCGACATGCTGTCCCGTGTTGGCCTGCGGCCCGAGCACCTCCGCCGGTACCCCCACGCCTTCTCCGGTGGGGAGCGGCAGCGGGTGAGCATCGCGCGCACGCTCGCGCCGGGGCCACGCCTGGTCGTCGCGGACGAGGCCGTCAGCGCGTTGGACGTGTCCGTGCGGTCCCAGATCCTCAACCTGCTGCGTGACCAGCAAGAAGACCTCGGACTCACCTACGTGTTCATCTCGCACGACCTCTCCGTCGTGCGTCACCTGTGCGACCGGGTCGCCGTGATGTACCTGGGCCGCATCGTCGAACTCGGTGACACCGCCCTCCTCTACGCCGCACCCCGGCACCCCTACACCGAGGCCCTGATCTCCGCCGTGCCCGTCCCCGACCCCCGTCTACGCGGCACGGGGCGCCGGATCAGACTCTCCGGTGACATCCCCGACCCCGCCAGCCCCCCGGCGGGCTGCCCGTTTCACACCCGTTGCCGGCACGCGACCGAGCGCTGCGAGGTCGAACGGCCGGAGCTTCGCGAGGTCGCCTCGGGCCGGCACGTGGCCTGTCACCACGCGGAGTCGTTGACCCTCCACGGTGTGGACACCCCGTCGGCGAAACCCCCGCAATCCCCCCAATGA
- a CDS encoding ABC transporter substrate-binding protein encodes MSLSRHHRQRRATALPAAVVAVALTTGCGFFSLDPDSEDASAGIDATGEAPRLAELVESGDLPPLEERLPENPLVVEPHDRVGSYGGEWSSAVMGVGDWPWLGRTVGYEEFTRWDPEWEELVPNLAEDWEYNDDATELTFHLRPGVRWSDGEPFTADDVVFAFNDVFNNEELSTVAATEPGTAEADGDHTVTITFTEPSGLWAGRDLLQYQVVQKPKHYLEEFHPEYNPDAEENAEEEGYDDWVELFEEKAGVTNSALYWQNPDIPTLNPWMVVDPLADSGRMVLERNPYYWKVDTEGNQLPYIDRVTFDILQDEEVMLVQAMNGEINMHSRHFNTLENRPTIAENRESGGYDFFELEPGEMNTGVIALNLTTEDDTLREIFNDLDFRIALSHAIDRQDIIDVVYQGQGEPWQAAPREEGPFYDEEFATQYTEFDPDLANEILDDAGYDERGSGDLRLGPDGEPIRFTLSIPGDFRADIVDSMEMVGQFWDALDIDVDLDVENRTLWQERSENNEHEASVWSGDNGLMDAMYDPRWFAPTQSGESNFAIPWAQWYVSDGNDTRGEEPPADVRAQLEIYDEVQGEADEEAQIELMREFMEEAKEQFYAIGISLTPNGYGIVANDFHNVPDSMPTSSIYNDPGPTNPEQYFIE; translated from the coding sequence ATGAGCCTCTCACGCCACCACAGACAGCGGCGGGCGACCGCACTGCCCGCCGCGGTCGTCGCCGTCGCCCTGACCACGGGGTGCGGATTCTTCTCCCTGGACCCCGACAGCGAGGACGCGAGCGCGGGGATCGACGCCACGGGAGAGGCGCCGCGACTCGCGGAACTGGTCGAGTCCGGGGACCTCCCGCCGCTGGAAGAACGACTGCCCGAGAACCCACTGGTCGTCGAGCCGCACGACCGGGTCGGCTCCTACGGCGGCGAGTGGTCGTCGGCCGTCATGGGCGTCGGCGACTGGCCGTGGCTCGGGAGGACGGTGGGGTACGAGGAGTTCACCCGCTGGGATCCCGAGTGGGAGGAACTCGTCCCCAACCTCGCCGAGGACTGGGAGTACAACGACGACGCCACCGAACTCACCTTCCACCTCCGCCCGGGGGTGCGCTGGTCGGACGGCGAGCCGTTCACCGCGGACGACGTGGTCTTCGCCTTCAACGACGTCTTCAACAACGAGGAGCTGTCGACGGTCGCCGCCACCGAGCCGGGGACGGCGGAGGCCGACGGCGACCACACCGTCACGATCACCTTCACCGAACCCAGTGGCCTGTGGGCCGGGCGGGACCTGCTCCAGTACCAGGTGGTGCAGAAGCCGAAGCACTACCTCGAGGAGTTCCACCCCGAGTACAACCCCGACGCGGAGGAGAACGCGGAGGAGGAGGGGTACGACGACTGGGTCGAACTGTTCGAGGAGAAGGCCGGCGTCACCAACAGCGCCCTGTACTGGCAGAACCCCGACATACCGACGCTCAACCCGTGGATGGTGGTGGACCCACTCGCCGACTCCGGCCGGATGGTCCTGGAGCGCAACCCCTACTACTGGAAAGTGGACACCGAGGGCAACCAGCTTCCCTACATCGACCGTGTCACCTTCGACATCCTCCAGGACGAGGAAGTCATGCTCGTGCAGGCGATGAACGGCGAGATCAACATGCACTCGCGCCACTTCAACACTCTGGAGAACCGGCCCACCATCGCCGAGAACCGGGAGTCGGGCGGCTACGACTTCTTCGAGCTCGAGCCCGGCGAGATGAACACCGGGGTGATCGCCCTCAACCTCACGACGGAGGACGACACGCTGCGGGAGATCTTCAACGACTTGGACTTCCGGATCGCCCTGTCCCACGCCATCGACCGCCAGGACATCATCGACGTCGTCTACCAGGGGCAGGGCGAACCCTGGCAGGCCGCGCCGCGCGAGGAGGGGCCCTTCTACGACGAGGAGTTCGCCACCCAGTACACCGAGTTCGACCCGGACCTGGCGAACGAGATCCTCGACGACGCCGGCTATGACGAGCGGGGCAGCGGTGACCTGCGGCTCGGTCCGGACGGGGAGCCGATCCGGTTCACGCTCTCCATACCCGGTGACTTCCGCGCCGACATCGTGGACTCCATGGAGATGGTCGGACAGTTCTGGGACGCGCTCGACATCGACGTGGACCTCGACGTCGAGAACCGGACCCTGTGGCAGGAACGCAGCGAGAACAACGAACACGAGGCCAGCGTGTGGTCCGGGGACAACGGCCTGATGGACGCCATGTACGACCCTCGCTGGTTCGCGCCGACCCAGTCCGGGGAGTCGAACTTCGCCATCCCGTGGGCGCAGTGGTACGTCAGCGACGGAAACGACACCCGCGGCGAGGAGCCGCCCGCGGACGTCCGGGCACAGCTCGAGATCTACGACGAGGTGCAGGGGGAAGCCGACGAGGAGGCCCAGATCGAACTGATGCGGGAGTTCATGGAGGAGGCCAAGGAGCAGTTCTACGCCATCGGGATCAGCCTGACGCCCAACGGCTACGGCATCGTCGCCAACGACTTCCACAACGTTCCCGACTCCATGCCCACGTCGTCGATCTACAACGACCCCGGCCCGACGAACCCGGAGCAGTACTTCATCGAGTGA
- a CDS encoding DUF6807 domain-containing protein — MTNEERPDEDREQLDRRDSAGAEPDPRGLGVAHEHGRSLAVTHDGRRLLRYVHHPWDRQLESPRPYFHPMRTLGGELVSLYRPHDHVWHKGIAWSLPNVGPANFWGGVTYRRDVGYTQLDNDGAMTHQGFERIDVGPDSVEVAERLDWVTAQGETWFRERRGFGVTVDTEHDAWLLTFRTTFTNVTDEAIPIGSPTTEGRPNAGYGGLFWRGPRSFSGGRVYTQDAVGGDDMMGTRAPWLGFAGRHDEHDRSSTLVFVDAPDNTNHPTQWFVRTGMFACVCPAPFFDTVVGAEPGVPLTYRYGVVIADGDREADGSGRLAAWGRRVLEGWSTRRDVASAEPAGVTVP; from the coding sequence ATGACCAACGAGGAAAGACCGGACGAGGACCGAGAACAGCTCGACCGACGTGACTCCGCGGGAGCGGAGCCGGATCCGCGTGGGCTCGGGGTGGCGCACGAACACGGCCGTTCGCTCGCGGTCACCCACGACGGACGGAGGCTGTTGCGATACGTGCACCATCCGTGGGATCGACAACTGGAGTCACCGCGCCCCTACTTCCACCCGATGCGCACACTCGGCGGCGAGCTCGTCAGCCTCTACCGGCCACACGACCACGTGTGGCACAAGGGCATCGCCTGGTCGCTGCCCAACGTCGGCCCGGCGAACTTCTGGGGAGGAGTCACCTACCGGCGCGACGTCGGATACACCCAACTGGACAACGACGGGGCGATGACCCACCAGGGTTTCGAACGGATCGACGTCGGCCCCGACTCCGTCGAGGTGGCCGAGCGCCTCGACTGGGTGACGGCCCAGGGCGAGACCTGGTTCCGCGAACGACGCGGGTTCGGGGTCACGGTGGACACCGAACACGACGCGTGGCTGCTCACGTTCCGGACCACGTTCACCAACGTGACCGACGAGGCGATCCCGATCGGCAGCCCCACCACCGAGGGGCGACCCAACGCCGGGTACGGGGGGCTGTTTTGGCGCGGGCCCCGGTCCTTCTCCGGTGGGCGTGTGTACACCCAGGACGCCGTGGGCGGCGATGACATGATGGGGACCCGCGCCCCGTGGCTGGGATTCGCCGGACGGCACGACGAACACGACCGCTCATCCACGCTGGTGTTCGTGGACGCGCCCGACAACACGAACCACCCGACCCAGTGGTTCGTCCGCACCGGAATGTTCGCGTGCGTGTGTCCGGCGCCGTTCTTCGACACCGTCGTGGGCGCGGAGCCTGGCGTGCCGCTGACCTACCGCTACGGCGTGGTGATCGCCGACGGTGACCGGGAGGCGGACGGGAGCGGGCGACTGGCCGCCTGGGGCCGGAGGGTCCTGGAGGGCTGGTCCACGCGCCGGGACGTCGCGTCGGCCGAACCAGCGGGGGTGACCGTGCCGTGA